In the genome of Pan troglodytes isolate AG18354 chromosome 15, NHGRI_mPanTro3-v2.0_pri, whole genome shotgun sequence, one region contains:
- the RPL36AL gene encoding ribosomal protein eL42-like — MVNVPKTRRTFCKKCGKHQPHKVTQYKKGKDSLYAQGRRRYDRKQSGYGGQTKPIFRKKAKTTKKIVLRLECVEPNCRSKRMLAIKRCKHFELGGDKKRKGQVIQF, encoded by the coding sequence ATGGTCAACGTACCTAAAACCCGAAGAACCTTCTGTAAGAAGTGTGGCAAGCATCAGCCTCACAAAGTGACACAGTATAAGAAGGGCAAGGATTCTTTGTATGCCCAGGGAAGGAGGCGCTATGATCGGAAGCAGAGTGGCTATGGTGGACAGACAAAGCCAATTTTCCGGAAGAAGGCTAAGACCACAAAGAAGATTGTGCTAAGGCTGGAATGTGTTGAGCCTAACTGCAGATCCAAGAGGATGCTGGCCATTAAGAGATGCAAGCATTTTGAACTGGGAGGAGATAAGAAGAGAAAGGGCCAAGTGATCCAGTTCTAA
- the MGAT2 gene encoding alpha-1,6-mannosyl-glycoprotein 2-beta-N-acetylglucosaminyltransferase (The RefSeq protein has 3 substitutions compared to this genomic sequence) has product MRFRIYKRKVLILTLVVAACGFVLWSSNGGQRKNEAHAPPLLDAEPARGAGGRGGDHPSVAVGIRRVSNVSAAPLVPAVPQPEADNLTLRYRSLVYQLNFDQTLRNVDKAGTWAPRELVLVVQVHNRPEYLRLLLDSLRKAQGIDNVLVIFSHDFWSTEINQLIAGVNFCPVLQVFFPFSIQLYPNEFPGSDPRDCPRDLPKNAALKLGCINAEYPDSFGHYREAKFSQTKHHWWWKLHFVWERVKILRDYAGLVLFLEEDHYLAPDFYHVFKKMWKLKQQECPECDVLSLGTYSASRSFYGMADKVDVKTWKSTEHNMGLALTRNAYQKLIECTDTFCTYDDYNWDWTLQYLTVSCLPKFWKVLVPQVPRIFHAGDCGMHHKKTCRPSTQSAQIESLLNNNKQYMFPETLTISEKFTVVAISPPRKNGGWGDIRDHELCKSYRRLQ; this is encoded by the coding sequence ATGAGGTTCCGCATCTACAAACGGAAGGTGCTAATCCTGACGCTCGTGGTGGCCGCCTGCGGCTTCGTCCTCTGGAGCAGCAATGGGCGACAAAGGAAGAACGAGGCCCTCGCCCCACCGTTGCTGGACGCCGAACCCGCGCGGGGTGCCGGCGGCCGCGGCGGGGACCACCCCTCTGTGGCTGTGGGCATCCGCAGGGTCTCCAACGTGTCGGCGGCTCCCCTGGTCCCGGCGGTCCCCCAGCCCGAGGCGGACAACCTGACGCTGCGGTACCGGTCCCTGGTGTACCAGCTGAACTTTGATCAGACGCTGAGGAATGTAGATAAGGCTGGCACCTGGGCCCCCCGGGAGCTGGTGCTGGTGGTCCAGGTGCATAACCGGCCCGAATACCTCAGACTGCTGCTGGACTCACTTCGAAAAGCCCAGGGAATTGACAACGTCCTCGTCATCTTTAGCCATGACTTCTGGTCGACCGAGATCAATCAGCTGATCGCCGGAGTGAATTTCTGTCCGGTTCTGCAGGTGTTCTTTCCTTTCAGCATTCAGTTGTACCCTAACGAGTTTCCAGGTAGTGACCCTAGAGATTGTCCCAGAGACCTGCCGAAGAATGCCGCTTTGAAATTGGGGTGCATCAATGCTGAGTATCCCGACTCCTTCGGCCATTATAGAGAGGCCAAATTCTCCCAGACCAAACATCACTGGTGGTGGAAGCTGCATTTTGTGTGGGAAAGAGTGAAAATTCTTCGAGATTATGCTGGCCTTATACTTTTCCTAGAAGAGGATCACTACTTAGCCCCAGACTTTTACCATGTCTTCAAaaagatgtggaaactgaagcaGCAAGAGTGCCCTGAATGTGATGTTCTCTCCCTGGGGACCTATAGTGCCAGTCGCAGTTTCTATGGCATGGCTGACAAGGTAgatgtgaaaacttggaaatccACAGAGCACAATATGGGTCTAGCCTTGACCCGGAATGCCTATCAGAAGCTGATCGAGTGCACAGACACTTTCTGTACTTATGATGATTATAACTGGGACTGGACTCTTCAATACTTGACTGTATCTTGTCTTCCAAAATTCTGGAAAGTGCTGGTTCCTCAAGTTCCTAGGATTTTTCATGCTGGAGACTGTGGTATGCATCACAAGAAAACCTGTAGACCATCCACTCAGAGTGCCCAAATTGAGTCACTCttaaataataacaaacaatACATGTTTCCAGAAACTCTAACTATCAGTGAGAAGTTTACTGTGGTAGCCATTTCCCCACCTAGAAAAAATGGAGGGTGGGGAGATATTAGGGACCATGAACTCTGTAAAAGTTATAGAAGACTGCAGTGA
- the DNAAF2 gene encoding protein kintoun isoform X1 — MAKAAASSSLEDLDLSGEEVQRLTSAFQDPEFRRMFSQYAEELTDPENRRRYEAEITALERERGVEVRFVHPEPGHVLRTSLDGARRCFVNVCSNALVGAPSSRPGSGGDRGAAPGSHWSLPYSLAPGREYAGRSTSRYMVYDVVFHPDALALARRHEGFRQMLDATALEAVEKQFGVKLDRRNAKTLKAKYKGTPEAAVLRTPLPGVIPARPDGEPKGPLPDFPYPYQYPAAPGPRPPSPPEAALQPAPTEPRYSVVQRHHVDLQDYRCSRDSAPSPVPHELVITIELPLLRSAEQAALEVTRKLLCLDSRKPDYRLRLSLPYPVDDGRGKAQFNKARRQLVVTLPVVLPAARREPAVTVAAAAPEESADRSGTDGQACASAREGEAGPAGSRAEDGGHDTCVAGAAGSGVTTLGDPEVAPPPAAAGEERVPKPGEQDLSRHAGSPPGSVEEPSPGGENSPGGGGSPCLSSRSLAWGSSAGRESARGDSSVETREESEGTGGERSACAMCGPGTKSGEPLCPPLLCNQDKETLTLLIQVPRIQPQSLQGDLNPLWYKLRFSAQDLVYSFFLQFAPENKLSTTEPVISISSNNAVIELAKSPESHGHWREWYYGVNNDSLEERLFVNEENVNEFLEEVLSSPFKQSMSLTPPLIEVLQVTDNKIQINAKLQECSNSDQLQGKEERVNEESHLTEKEYIEHCNTSTTDCDSSIAVKALQTDSFGLVTCFQQESLDVSQMILGKSQQPESKMQSEFIKEKSATCSNEEKDNLNESVITEEKETDGDHLSSLLNKTTVHNIPGFDSIKETNMQDGSVQVIKDHVTNCAFSFQNSLLYDLD, encoded by the exons ATGGCCAAAGCGGCGGCCTCCTCGTCGCTGGAGGACTTGGACCTGAGCGGAGAGGAGGTTCAGCGGCTCACCTCCGCCTTCCAGGACCCGGAGTTCCGGCGAATGTTCTCCCAGTACGCCGAGGAGCTCACCGATCCGGAGAACCGGCGGCGCTACGAGGCGGAGATCACCGCGCTAGAGCGTGAGCGCGGGGTGGAAGTGCGGTTCGTGCACCCGGAGCCCGGCCATGTGCTGCGCACCAGCCTGGACGGGGCGCGGCGCTGCTTTGTGAACGTCTGCAGCAACGCGTTGGTGGGCGCGCCCAGCAGCCGGCCCGGCTCCGGTGGCGACCGGGGCGCAGCTCCTGGCAGCCACTGGTCCCTGCCCTACAGCCTGGCGCCCGGCCGCGAGTACGCGGGGCGCAGCACCAGCCGCTACATGGTCTACGACGTGGTCTTCCATCCAGACGCGCTTGCGCTGGCCCGGCGGCACGAGGGCTTCCGCCAGATGCTGGACGCTACGGCCCTGGAGGCCGTCGAGAAGCAGTTCGGCGTGAAGCTGGACCGCAGGAATGCCAAGACCCTGAAGGCCAAGTATAAGGGGACCCCAGAGGCTGCGGTGCTGCGCACGCCCCTGCCCGGGGTCATCCCCGCAAGGCCTGACGGGGAGCCGAAGGGTCCTCTCCCGGACTTCCCCTACCCTTACCAGTACCCGGCAGCCCCCGGGCCCCGGCCGCCCTCCCCTCCGGAAGCGGCCTTGCAGCCCGCCCCCACCGAGCCTCGCTACAGCGTGGTGCAGCGCCACCACGTGGACCTCCAGGATTACCGCTGCTCCAGGGACTCAGCCCCGAGCCCCGTGCCCCATGAGCTGGTGATCACCATCGAACTGCCGCTGTTGCGCTCGGCCGAGCAGGCGGCGCTGGAGGTCACGAGAAAGCTGCTGTGCCTCGACTCGAGGAAACCTGACTATCGGCTGCGGCTCTCGCTCCCGTACCCAGTGGACGATGGCCGCGGCAAGGCACAATTCAACAAGGCCCGGCGGCAGCTGGTGGTTACGCTGCCAGTGGTGCTGCCGGCCGCGCGCCGGGAGCCCGCTGTCACCGTCGCCGCCGCCGCGCCGGAAGAGTCCGCGGACCGGTCCGGAACTGACGGCCAGGCCTGCGCTTCCGCTCGCGAGGGGGAGGCGGGACCCGCGGGGAGTCGCGCCGAGGACGGAGGCCACGATACCTGCGTGGCTGGGGCTGCGGGCTCCGGGGTCACCACCCTGGGCGACCCGGAGGTGGCGCCTCCGCCGGCCGCAGCTGGAGAGGAGCGTGTCCCCAAGCCGGGGGAGCAGGACTTGAGCAGGCACGCGGGGTCACCGCCGGGCAGCGTGGAGGAGCCATCTCCTGGAGGAGAAAACTCACCTGGTGGCGGAGGCTCCCCTTGTTTGTCCTCCCGGAGCCTGGCGTGGGGTTCTTCTGCGGGAAGAGAGAGTGCGCGCGgagatagcagtgtggaaacGCGCGAGGAGTCGGAGGGCACGGGCGGCGAGCGCTCAGCCTGCGCCATGTGTGGTCCCGGGACCAAGAGCGGGGAGCCTTTGTGTCCTCCGTTACTGTGTAATCAGGACAAAGAAACCTTGACTCTGCTCATTCAGGTGCCTCGGATCCAGCCGCAAAGTCTTCAAGGAGATTTGAATCCCCTCTGGTACAAATTACGCTTCTCCGCACAAGACTTAGTTTATTCCTTCTTTTTGCAATTTGCTCCAGAGAATAAATTGAGTACCACAGAACCTGTGATTAGCATTTCTTCAAACAATGCAGTGATAGAACTGGCAAAATCTCCAGAGAGCCATGGACATTGGAGAGAGTGGTATTATGGTGTAAACAACGATTCTTTGGAG gaaaggTTATTTGtcaatgaagaaaatgttaatgaGTTTCTTGAAGAGGTCCTGAGCTCTCCATTCAAACAGTCTATGTCCTTGACCCCACCATTAATTGAAGTTCTTCAAGTTACTGATAATAAGATTCAAATTAATGCAAAG TTGCAAGAATGTAGTAACTCTGATCAGCtacaaggaaaggaggaaagagtaAATGAAGAAAGTCATCTAACTGAAAAGGAATATATAGAACATTGTAACACCTCTACAACTGATTGTGATTCATCTATAGCAGTTAAAGCACTACAAACAGATAGCTTTGGTTTAGTTACATGCTTTCAACAAGAGTCTCTTGATGTTTCTCAAATGATACTTGGAAAATCTCAGCAACCTGAGTCAAAAATGCAATctgaatttataaaagaaaaaagtgctacTTGTTCAAATGAGGAAAAAGATAACTTAAACGAGTCAGTAATAactgaagagaaagaaacagatggAGATCACCTATCTTCATTACTGAACAAAACTACGGTTCACAATATACCTGGATTTGACAGCATAAAAGAAACCAATATGCAGGATGGTAGTGTGCAGGTCATTAAAGATCATGTGACCAATTGTGCATTCAGTTTTCAGAATTCTTTGCTATATGATTTGGATTAA
- the DNAAF2 gene encoding protein kintoun isoform X2 — protein sequence MAKAAASSSLEDLDLSGEEVQRLTSAFQDPEFRRMFSQYAEELTDPENRRRYEAEITALERERGVEVRFVHPEPGHVLRTSLDGARRCFVNVCSNALVGAPSSRPGSGGDRGAAPGSHWSLPYSLAPGREYAGRSTSRYMVYDVVFHPDALALARRHEGFRQMLDATALEAVEKQFGVKLDRRNAKTLKAKYKGTPEAAVLRTPLPGVIPARPDGEPKGPLPDFPYPYQYPAAPGPRPPSPPEAALQPAPTEPRYSVVQRHHVDLQDYRCSRDSAPSPVPHELVITIELPLLRSAEQAALEVTRKLLCLDSRKPDYRLRLSLPYPVDDGRGKAQFNKARRQLVVTLPVVLPAARREPAVTVAAAAPEESADRSGTDGQACASAREGEAGPAGSRAEDGGHDTCVAGAAGSGVTTLGDPEVAPPPAAAGEERVPKPGEQDLSRHAGSPPGSVEEPSPGGENSPGGGGSPCLSSRSLAWGSSAGRESARGDSSVETREESEGTGGERSACAMCGPGTKSGEPLCPPLLCNQDKETLTLLIQVPRIQPQSLQGDLNPLWYKLRFSAQDLVYSFFLQFAPENKLSTTEPVISISSNNAVIELAKSPESHGHWREWYYGVNNDSLELQECSNSDQLQGKEERVNEESHLTEKEYIEHCNTSTTDCDSSIAVKALQTDSFGLVTCFQQESLDVSQMILGKSQQPESKMQSEFIKEKSATCSNEEKDNLNESVITEEKETDGDHLSSLLNKTTVHNIPGFDSIKETNMQDGSVQVIKDHVTNCAFSFQNSLLYDLD from the exons ATGGCCAAAGCGGCGGCCTCCTCGTCGCTGGAGGACTTGGACCTGAGCGGAGAGGAGGTTCAGCGGCTCACCTCCGCCTTCCAGGACCCGGAGTTCCGGCGAATGTTCTCCCAGTACGCCGAGGAGCTCACCGATCCGGAGAACCGGCGGCGCTACGAGGCGGAGATCACCGCGCTAGAGCGTGAGCGCGGGGTGGAAGTGCGGTTCGTGCACCCGGAGCCCGGCCATGTGCTGCGCACCAGCCTGGACGGGGCGCGGCGCTGCTTTGTGAACGTCTGCAGCAACGCGTTGGTGGGCGCGCCCAGCAGCCGGCCCGGCTCCGGTGGCGACCGGGGCGCAGCTCCTGGCAGCCACTGGTCCCTGCCCTACAGCCTGGCGCCCGGCCGCGAGTACGCGGGGCGCAGCACCAGCCGCTACATGGTCTACGACGTGGTCTTCCATCCAGACGCGCTTGCGCTGGCCCGGCGGCACGAGGGCTTCCGCCAGATGCTGGACGCTACGGCCCTGGAGGCCGTCGAGAAGCAGTTCGGCGTGAAGCTGGACCGCAGGAATGCCAAGACCCTGAAGGCCAAGTATAAGGGGACCCCAGAGGCTGCGGTGCTGCGCACGCCCCTGCCCGGGGTCATCCCCGCAAGGCCTGACGGGGAGCCGAAGGGTCCTCTCCCGGACTTCCCCTACCCTTACCAGTACCCGGCAGCCCCCGGGCCCCGGCCGCCCTCCCCTCCGGAAGCGGCCTTGCAGCCCGCCCCCACCGAGCCTCGCTACAGCGTGGTGCAGCGCCACCACGTGGACCTCCAGGATTACCGCTGCTCCAGGGACTCAGCCCCGAGCCCCGTGCCCCATGAGCTGGTGATCACCATCGAACTGCCGCTGTTGCGCTCGGCCGAGCAGGCGGCGCTGGAGGTCACGAGAAAGCTGCTGTGCCTCGACTCGAGGAAACCTGACTATCGGCTGCGGCTCTCGCTCCCGTACCCAGTGGACGATGGCCGCGGCAAGGCACAATTCAACAAGGCCCGGCGGCAGCTGGTGGTTACGCTGCCAGTGGTGCTGCCGGCCGCGCGCCGGGAGCCCGCTGTCACCGTCGCCGCCGCCGCGCCGGAAGAGTCCGCGGACCGGTCCGGAACTGACGGCCAGGCCTGCGCTTCCGCTCGCGAGGGGGAGGCGGGACCCGCGGGGAGTCGCGCCGAGGACGGAGGCCACGATACCTGCGTGGCTGGGGCTGCGGGCTCCGGGGTCACCACCCTGGGCGACCCGGAGGTGGCGCCTCCGCCGGCCGCAGCTGGAGAGGAGCGTGTCCCCAAGCCGGGGGAGCAGGACTTGAGCAGGCACGCGGGGTCACCGCCGGGCAGCGTGGAGGAGCCATCTCCTGGAGGAGAAAACTCACCTGGTGGCGGAGGCTCCCCTTGTTTGTCCTCCCGGAGCCTGGCGTGGGGTTCTTCTGCGGGAAGAGAGAGTGCGCGCGgagatagcagtgtggaaacGCGCGAGGAGTCGGAGGGCACGGGCGGCGAGCGCTCAGCCTGCGCCATGTGTGGTCCCGGGACCAAGAGCGGGGAGCCTTTGTGTCCTCCGTTACTGTGTAATCAGGACAAAGAAACCTTGACTCTGCTCATTCAGGTGCCTCGGATCCAGCCGCAAAGTCTTCAAGGAGATTTGAATCCCCTCTGGTACAAATTACGCTTCTCCGCACAAGACTTAGTTTATTCCTTCTTTTTGCAATTTGCTCCAGAGAATAAATTGAGTACCACAGAACCTGTGATTAGCATTTCTTCAAACAATGCAGTGATAGAACTGGCAAAATCTCCAGAGAGCCATGGACATTGGAGAGAGTGGTATTATGGTGTAAACAACGATTCTTTGGAG TTGCAAGAATGTAGTAACTCTGATCAGCtacaaggaaaggaggaaagagtaAATGAAGAAAGTCATCTAACTGAAAAGGAATATATAGAACATTGTAACACCTCTACAACTGATTGTGATTCATCTATAGCAGTTAAAGCACTACAAACAGATAGCTTTGGTTTAGTTACATGCTTTCAACAAGAGTCTCTTGATGTTTCTCAAATGATACTTGGAAAATCTCAGCAACCTGAGTCAAAAATGCAATctgaatttataaaagaaaaaagtgctacTTGTTCAAATGAGGAAAAAGATAACTTAAACGAGTCAGTAATAactgaagagaaagaaacagatggAGATCACCTATCTTCATTACTGAACAAAACTACGGTTCACAATATACCTGGATTTGACAGCATAAAAGAAACCAATATGCAGGATGGTAGTGTGCAGGTCATTAAAGATCATGTGACCAATTGTGCATTCAGTTTTCAGAATTCTTTGCTATATGATTTGGATTAA